A segment of the Rhizoctonia solani chromosome 12, complete sequence genome:
CAATTGTCAAATGGAATGACGGCACCACCATGGATGTTACCTTTAAATCTCTTAAAAAGGATAACCACCCTGCCACTGTCACCTCTTCCACTGCTCCCAAGGctccctcctcctccttgcgcAACTCTGGTCCCTCACCAAtggacttagactctgcctcatctaaaggcaaaaaaccaattatatgcgcaacatgtggaggtaggggacattatgccaatcaatgcccttccaaatcctactctggccatgaggcccatatctctgaggatgagttggaaaatggggacctctgaacactaatgggaacagtgtatcagagggaaacaatggacatttagatagcttggaaatcttttctgtaaataatatatctcctttaaatatattttcaagcatcttgcgttcaacaagttcccaaccctaaggttaccaagaaaatgaagcccttctttggatgggctatgattgattcaggtgcatcatcttgcttcatacacaaggacttgatcaaacaatatggtatacCTACAACAAAAAAGTCTGTACCACGTTGccttaaagtgattgatggaagagacattagttctggtttggtagactcagaatgtatatttactttagaattaggtagtcataaagaggtcctgaaatgtaacgtagctgatataggtaaacatagcatagtccttggaatgtcctggctcaagttacacaaccctactatagactggcctaataagcgtaTCACTTTTAATTCTCATTATTGTAACAACACTTgtctttctgtttctaattctatcctgggaaatgttggtgggacttctaaccaccttgaaggcataccagaagacttaggaggtgtcgaggtaattgaacctcttgaaggcatccctagggaaactggaggtactgtggattctccacttgaaagtatcccagtagAACTGCGCAGTTTTGCGGAgtattttctgaggacatgaaggtgacggaactgccgccgcaccgtccttttgatttagggatTGAGTTAATtgatcctgataaacctgttaaggctatggtataccccttgaaggcatctgatgatgaggaacttagaaaactccttaaagaacaattggacaaaggattgatttgtccatccaaatccaaatatggttccccagttcactttgtcaacaagaaaaatgggaaaaggcgtatggttgtggattatagatccctaaatgcaaatacagtcaagaatgcgtaccctctacctctaatacagtctctcattgagaaactaaggggcgcaaaatacttttccaccattgacctgaaatctggatacaacttggtccggataaggaaggtgatgaatgatgaatggaagactgcgtttaaaaccaaatatggcctgtttgaatacctagtcatgccctttgggttatgcaatgctcctgctgcgtttcagcacttcatgaatgatatttagggacatattggacgtctatgtagtagtatatctagacaacatcctaatattctcagaaagcagggaattacacacaaaacatctccaagaggtactAAAAGGCTGCAGGATAATGCTGCTATTGTAACCTGGAAaagtgtaatttctatgcGTCTGAAGTAGACTACCTTGGTGTCATTGCCAACGGTGAAGGAGTAAAGCAGatcccaagaaaatcactcaagcggttgattgggcaacactgcgctctgtcaaaggggttcaagagtttttgggctttaaatttctatagacgctttatacataacttctcaaaattgcacaacccttataccaattactccaaaaaatataccttgggagtgggtgaacgccaagaagtgtcttttaaagctctcaaacaggctctaattgAATCCCCTATTTTAATCCAACCtgatccatacaaggagtttttccttgagtgtgacgcctctgattttgcaacgggcgctgtccttaatcaaaagggcagtgatgataaattacacccggttgcattcctatcaaaatccctagcacctgctgaaagaaactatgatatctttgacaaggagttactagcagtagtaagggctttaaaggaatggcgtcacctgctggaaggaacagtatccctgtcaaaatactgacagaccataaaaatctggagtacttccagacacaaaagggatctgaaccaaGGCAGTTAAgatggatgggatttttggcagattacaactataggattgtgtataggccgggcgcacagaatagaaaagcagatattctctctcgccgtgaagaccacaagtctgcggttaaagggggggtgaaaccctgtgctcataagcccagagctttttattgcagctattcaaacagatagtgaccttaATGATTTAATAAGGACgctctgcatgatgataaagctgtacacaaaatccttaaatccttggaagaggatatACCTGTTAAAGGATGGAAGATTGATAATGGCCTACTTTACTATCATGATCAGATCTATGTCCCcaatgagccagaaatcaggaaagctgtcttagaaagcaggcatgataacccttccactgggcacccaggacagttcagaaccttagacctcctttcaagggattactattggtcagggatgaaacagtctgtaacaaaatatgtccaagcatgcgactcatgcatacgtagtAAACATTCCAACCgggctcctgaaggtctccttcaaaacatagatttacccaataagccctgggaggaaataacgtatgacttgattgtaggactccccacctcagaaggatacaatgcaatattaacagtagtggaccgcttatccaaaatggttcatttcataccaacgcactctgatgcAACTGCGgttgatgttgcaaacctctttgtatcctttgtgtggaagttacatgggttacccaggaaaaccatCTCGGACCAAGGCCCCCAATTTAATGCAAAGTTCCTAAGACAAGTCTATAAGCGGCtggggatagaaccacatttctccactgcatacagaccccaagttgatggacaaagtgaacgcttaaaccagtttgtggaaatCTACCTACGCCACTATATCAACTATAGGcaaacagactgggttgcGTCATTACCACTTGCGGAATTTTcatacaataatgggaaACACTCAGGTTCCAAACATTCACCCTTTTACATGTGCTATGGCTACAACCCAGACTTTACAGTTGGGaacaccaagga
Coding sequences within it:
- a CDS encoding Transposon Tf2-1 polyprotein, which encodes MASPAGRNSIPVKILTDHKNLEYFQTQKGSEPRQLRWMGFLADYNYRIVYRPGAQNRKADILSRREDHKSAVKGGDALHDDKAVHKILKSLEEDIPVKGWKIDNGLLYYHDQIYVPNEPEIRKAVLESRHDNPSTGHPGQFRTLDLLSRDYYWSGMKQSVTKYVQACDSCIRSKHSNRAPEGLLQNIDLPNKPWEEITYDLIVGLPTSEGYNAILTVVDRLSKMVHFIPTHSDATAVDVANLFVSFVWKLHGLPRKTISDQGPQFNAKFLRQVYKRLGIEPHFSTAYRPQVDGQSERLNQFVEIYLRHYINYRQTDWVASLPLAEFSYNNGKHSGSKHSPFYMCYGYNPDFTVGNTKESHVPQADDLADFLKEIQAEAKAALEMAARQNAQL
- a CDS encoding Transposon Tf2-7 polyprotein → MSWLKLHNPTIDWPNKRITFNSHYCNNTCLSVSNSILGNVGGTSNHLEGIPEDLGGVEVIEPLEGIPRETGGTVDSPLESIPVTELPPHRPFDLGIELIDPDKPVKAMVYPLKASDDEELRKLLKEQLDKGLICPSKSKYGSPVHFVNKKNGKRRMVVDYRSLNANTVKNAYPLPLIQSLIEKLRGAKYFSTIDLKSGYNLVRIRKVMNDEWKTAFKTKYGLFEYLVMPFGLCNAPAAFQHFMNDI